A DNA window from Aureibaculum sp. 2308TA14-22 contains the following coding sequences:
- a CDS encoding alpha-2-macroglobulin family protein produces the protein MQKSIAILTMILLFSTTLKAQYSDNYSKDWYKVESFEIEGLPKSALAEVEKIYKKAKKDKNNPQLIKTLLYKSKFALTLEEDAQLEIIKRLKKEKASLPFPAKNVLESIIADIYWQYFQQNRWKFYNRTNTAKKVDSTDFRTWDLQTIFEETHSHFQASLESAISLQETDLKQFNSILHPQENSKTYRPTLYDFLAHRAIDFYKTDERNLNRPSYKFEIDNPELLAPNSEFVKNQLYAKDSLSQQLHALRLYKNLTLAHLKDKDPAALVTLTLERLDFVRANATFNTKDEVYLQTLNALKEQYNEHEIVAEIDYKIAVYLDNEASAYDPIKNTNQWKRQEALKICEKAIARFPKSTGAEKCKSLQSQILNPSLQITAEKFIPINKPARLLVNYKNTEQLYFTALKISKSQQRKFNEIYQDDKKIAFIRKLKVVKKWNANLKNESDYLQHNTEVLLPELEGGNYMIFTSTNKSISEKFTYGYTFTQVSNIALIENKLEGKNIYQVVDRNTGKPLQDAKVNIRNYNAGRYNKPINKNLISDSKGQVHFKNTVYRNNVIITVNHKNDKAIFGEYYMYENRKRKLTENKSSRIFLFTDRSIYRPGQTVHFKGIAVAMENNKSHAIENQQVTVKLNDVNYQEVKSLSLKTNEFGSFSGEFVLPNTGLTGNFNILVSSGYYFGNSLGGSTHFSVEEYKRPKFETEFKPVSETYRVNDTVTVNGIANAFAGSTITNAKVTYRVFRTAQFPRWCWWYYNDYRYSSESQEITHGETTTDASGNYKIKFKAIPDSSIDPSNQPTFNYRVSADVTDINGETRSTETTVNVGYHALTLAIAMSAPLEKYDKNHVINLQSNNLNGEFVPAKGSLKIYKLIAPKHVLRVRPWEAPDYQSFSEEEFKKLFPHEAYQKENDPNTWKQGKLVFETTFDTEKEKEIKLKNISKWVSGKYIVITESEDKFKQAVRDEFRFDVFTAKEKVVADNQLLFVKTNKNEYKPNEFVKLQLGSASENVSITLTTVKKYSIVDTKVIKLSNEIKTISIPVKQDDLGGFSIQYQLVNNNAFSNGNININVPYPKKKLSIETTTFRDKLQPGQNETWSFKIKGDKKDKVAAEVLASMYDASLDAFRPHNWYFSPLNQRYFYQYNQSTANHSFGNTNFRIEQKNYNYYGYSNQRYDQLNWFGFSLTNSWFNNNYLNTIRRKHAPDRVTSYNDSKKEKGYIYGKVSDDSGALPGVNVIVKGTSKGVITDFDGNFKIKAEQGEKLVFSFVGMNTSEITVKKDNVYNIVLNASDVLDEVVVTAMGVRREKKSLSYSVTNALSGKVAGIQVEANESDVEEEMISEDVPMMSPRGGKDAEKNKEGRTSGDERDQNKGGKQSLKGIVARKNLQETAFFYPHLKTDAEGNVSFNFTIPESLTRWNLNLLAHTKDMASAQMQLSTVTQKELMVMPNPPRFLREGDEIVFASKISNLTENKLDGISELQLFDALTDKPIDAKLGNADNRKTFTVDAKGNANVSWTLKIPFDVQAVKYKIVAKAGDFTDGEENALPVLSNRMLVTETLPMWLRSNETRTFTLDKLKNNTSTSLKHHNLSLEITSNPAWYAVQALPYLMEYPYECAEQTFSRYYANALASHIANSNPRIQEVFNQWASADALVSNLEKNQELKSLIIQETPWLRDAQSETEQKKRIALLFDLNKMKNELASALRKLEQMQMGNGGFPWFKGARYPNRYITQHIASGFGHLNKLGVANPESKQMLKKAVKFLDDEILSDYNELKKQARRIKARAKTKKEGERLVKEFWASNHTHHFQIQYLYMRSFYKDIPIRKNVQTAVDYYRNQSYEFWLDNKNLYTKGMISLIAKRNDKTDVANKIIASLKENAITSEELGMYWKENTSSWYWYQAPIETQALLIEAFTEVEGDVKTIDELKVWLLKNKQTNGWKTTKATTEAVYALLLQGTDWLEVTEFVGITIGDQKIDPLQLEDTKVEAGTGYFKTSWKGDEIKEDMATVTLSKKTEGVAWGALYWQYFEDMDKITSAKTPLQLSKKLFLKKNTDKGEELTAINENTDLQLGDLVSVRIELKVDRTMEFVHMKDMRAAGFEPVNVLSQYKWQDNLGYYESTKDAATNFFFDYLPKGVYVFEYDLRVNNKGDFSNGITTIQSMYAPEFSSHSEGVRVSVQ, from the coding sequence ATGCAAAAATCAATCGCAATTTTAACAATGATACTCTTATTTTCAACCACTTTAAAAGCTCAATATTCCGATAATTATTCGAAAGATTGGTATAAAGTGGAGTCCTTTGAAATTGAAGGTTTACCAAAATCTGCCTTAGCGGAAGTTGAAAAGATTTATAAAAAAGCAAAAAAGGATAAGAATAATCCTCAACTGATAAAAACCTTATTGTATAAGTCAAAATTTGCGTTAACACTTGAGGAAGATGCCCAATTGGAAATTATCAAAAGATTAAAGAAAGAAAAGGCAAGTCTTCCTTTTCCTGCAAAAAATGTACTGGAAAGTATTATTGCCGATATTTATTGGCAGTATTTTCAGCAAAACCGATGGAAGTTTTACAACAGGACAAATACGGCTAAAAAAGTAGATTCTACCGATTTTAGAACCTGGGATTTACAAACTATTTTTGAAGAAACACATAGTCATTTTCAGGCATCTTTAGAAAGTGCCATTTCTCTGCAAGAAACCGATTTAAAGCAGTTCAATTCTATTTTACATCCTCAAGAAAATTCAAAAACATATAGACCTACATTATATGATTTTTTGGCACATAGGGCCATTGATTTTTACAAAACGGACGAGCGTAATTTAAACCGTCCGTCGTATAAGTTTGAAATTGACAATCCTGAGTTATTGGCACCGAACTCCGAATTTGTAAAGAATCAATTGTATGCCAAAGATAGCTTATCGCAACAATTACATGCCTTGCGATTGTACAAAAACTTGACCTTGGCACATCTTAAGGACAAAGACCCAGCTGCTTTGGTTACATTAACCTTAGAACGCTTAGATTTTGTCCGAGCCAATGCAACTTTTAATACTAAAGATGAAGTTTATTTACAAACCTTAAACGCACTTAAAGAACAGTATAACGAACATGAAATTGTTGCAGAAATTGACTATAAAATTGCTGTATATCTTGATAACGAAGCAAGTGCTTACGACCCTATAAAGAATACCAATCAGTGGAAACGACAAGAAGCCTTAAAAATTTGTGAAAAGGCTATAGCTCGTTTTCCAAAATCAACTGGAGCGGAAAAATGTAAAAGTTTACAAAGTCAAATTTTAAATCCGAGTTTGCAAATTACGGCTGAAAAGTTTATTCCCATTAATAAACCCGCACGCTTATTGGTAAATTATAAAAATACTGAGCAACTTTATTTTACCGCATTAAAAATTTCCAAAAGTCAACAAAGAAAATTTAACGAAATCTATCAAGACGATAAGAAAATTGCCTTTATAAGAAAGCTGAAAGTTGTTAAAAAATGGAACGCCAACTTAAAAAATGAAAGCGATTACTTGCAACATAATACCGAAGTACTTTTACCCGAATTAGAAGGCGGTAATTACATGATTTTTACTTCTACAAACAAGAGTATTTCTGAAAAATTCACTTACGGGTACACTTTTACACAAGTATCAAATATTGCTTTGATTGAAAACAAACTGGAGGGTAAAAATATTTATCAGGTTGTAGATAGAAATACGGGGAAACCCTTGCAAGACGCCAAAGTAAATATTAGAAATTATAACGCAGGTAGATATAACAAACCTATTAATAAAAATCTAATTAGTGATAGCAAAGGTCAAGTACATTTTAAGAACACTGTTTATAGAAACAATGTAATTATTACAGTAAATCATAAAAATGATAAAGCCATTTTTGGTGAGTATTATATGTATGAAAATCGTAAACGTAAATTAACCGAAAACAAATCGTCGCGAATCTTTTTATTTACGGACAGAAGCATATACAGACCGGGACAAACAGTTCATTTTAAGGGGATTGCCGTGGCTATGGAAAACAACAAATCGCATGCTATCGAAAACCAACAGGTAACAGTAAAATTAAATGATGTTAACTATCAGGAAGTGAAATCGCTATCATTAAAAACCAATGAATTTGGTTCTTTTAGTGGGGAATTTGTGCTACCAAATACAGGGTTGACGGGTAATTTTAATATTTTAGTCTCTTCTGGCTATTATTTTGGAAATAGCCTTGGTGGAAGTACACATTTTTCAGTTGAAGAGTATAAACGCCCAAAATTTGAAACCGAATTTAAACCAGTATCTGAAACGTATAGAGTAAATGATACGGTCACCGTTAACGGTATTGCAAATGCTTTTGCAGGAAGCACCATTACTAACGCTAAAGTAACTTATCGCGTATTTAGAACGGCTCAATTTCCAAGGTGGTGTTGGTGGTACTATAATGATTATAGGTACAGTTCAGAATCTCAAGAAATAACGCATGGCGAAACGACTACCGATGCTAGTGGTAATTATAAAATTAAGTTTAAAGCGATTCCTGATTCAAGTATAGACCCTAGCAATCAGCCCACTTTTAATTATAGAGTTTCGGCAGATGTTACCGATATTAATGGGGAAACACGAAGTACAGAAACCACAGTTAATGTAGGTTATCACGCCTTAACTTTGGCAATTGCTATGTCTGCTCCATTGGAAAAATATGATAAAAACCATGTTATTAATTTACAATCTAACAATTTGAATGGTGAATTTGTTCCCGCAAAAGGCAGTTTAAAAATTTATAAATTAATTGCTCCTAAACATGTGTTAAGAGTAAGACCTTGGGAAGCTCCAGATTATCAATCTTTTTCAGAAGAGGAATTTAAAAAGTTATTCCCACATGAAGCTTATCAAAAGGAGAATGACCCTAATACATGGAAACAAGGAAAGCTTGTTTTTGAAACCACTTTTGATACCGAAAAAGAGAAGGAAATTAAGCTGAAAAATATTAGCAAATGGGTTTCTGGAAAATATATTGTTATCACCGAGAGTGAAGATAAATTCAAACAAGCGGTAAGAGACGAGTTCCGCTTTGATGTATTTACTGCAAAAGAAAAAGTGGTAGCTGATAATCAACTGCTTTTTGTAAAAACTAACAAGAACGAATACAAACCTAACGAGTTTGTAAAATTACAACTAGGTTCAGCATCAGAAAATGTATCGATAACACTTACAACTGTTAAAAAATATAGCATCGTTGATACTAAAGTTATAAAGCTGTCTAACGAGATTAAAACCATTTCAATACCAGTAAAACAGGATGATTTGGGTGGATTTTCCATACAATATCAATTGGTAAACAATAATGCATTTAGCAATGGCAACATTAATATAAATGTGCCTTATCCTAAAAAGAAGTTGTCTATTGAAACGACCACGTTTAGAGATAAATTACAACCTGGTCAGAACGAAACATGGAGTTTTAAAATTAAAGGAGACAAAAAAGACAAAGTAGCTGCTGAAGTATTAGCCTCTATGTATGATGCTTCATTAGATGCCTTTAGACCGCACAACTGGTATTTTAGTCCCTTAAATCAACGGTATTTTTACCAATACAACCAAAGTACGGCAAATCATAGTTTTGGGAATACCAATTTTAGAATAGAACAAAAAAATTATAATTATTATGGCTATTCTAATCAACGATACGACCAACTGAATTGGTTTGGGTTTAGCTTAACCAACAGTTGGTTTAATAATAATTATTTGAATACAATCAGAAGAAAACATGCTCCAGATAGAGTTACATCTTATAACGATTCTAAAAAAGAAAAAGGGTATATCTACGGAAAAGTATCCGACGATTCTGGTGCTTTGCCTGGTGTAAATGTTATTGTAAAAGGAACTTCTAAAGGTGTTATTACCGATTTTGATGGCAATTTTAAAATCAAAGCCGAACAAGGCGAAAAGTTGGTTTTCTCTTTTGTAGGAATGAACACTTCAGAAATTACAGTTAAAAAAGATAATGTGTATAATATAGTACTGAATGCGTCTGATGTCTTAGATGAAGTAGTTGTGACCGCAATGGGAGTAAGACGAGAGAAAAAATCATTAAGTTATTCTGTAACAAATGCCTTATCTGGTAAGGTTGCCGGAATTCAAGTCGAGGCCAACGAATCAGATGTTGAAGAGGAGATGATTTCGGAAGATGTACCAATGATGAGCCCTCGTGGAGGAAAAGATGCCGAAAAAAATAAAGAAGGAAGAACGAGCGGTGACGAAAGAGATCAGAATAAAGGTGGAAAACAATCTCTAAAAGGAATAGTAGCTCGTAAAAATTTACAGGAAACGGCGTTCTTTTATCCGCATTTAAAAACAGATGCAGAAGGCAATGTAAGTTTTAATTTCACCATTCCTGAAAGTTTAACACGATGGAATTTAAATCTATTGGCTCATACCAAAGACATGGCATCTGCACAAATGCAATTGTCAACTGTTACGCAGAAAGAATTGATGGTAATGCCAAATCCACCACGGTTTTTACGTGAAGGCGATGAAATTGTTTTTGCTTCAAAAATCTCTAATCTAACAGAAAATAAATTAGATGGTATTAGCGAATTACAATTGTTTGACGCATTAACGGATAAACCGATTGATGCGAAATTAGGGAATGCTGATAACCGAAAAACTTTTACCGTTGATGCCAAAGGCAATGCCAACGTAAGTTGGACATTAAAAATTCCTTTTGATGTACAAGCAGTTAAATATAAAATTGTTGCTAAAGCGGGTGATTTTACCGATGGTGAGGAAAATGCTCTACCTGTATTGTCAAACAGAATGTTGGTTACCGAAACTTTACCAATGTGGTTGCGTTCTAACGAAACAAGGACTTTTACTTTGGATAAGTTAAAGAACAACACTTCAACCAGCTTAAAACACCATAATTTGAGTTTGGAGATTACATCAAACCCTGCTTGGTATGCCGTTCAAGCCTTGCCGTATTTGATGGAATATCCGTATGAATGTGCAGAACAAACCTTTTCTAGGTATTACGCAAATGCATTGGCTAGCCATATTGCGAATTCAAATCCACGTATTCAAGAAGTATTTAACCAATGGGCGTCGGCCGACGCTTTAGTTTCTAATTTAGAGAAAAATCAGGAATTAAAATCGCTCATTATTCAAGAAACCCCTTGGTTACGTGATGCTCAGTCTGAAACCGAACAGAAAAAGCGAATTGCCTTATTATTCGACTTGAATAAAATGAAAAACGAATTGGCCTCAGCCTTACGTAAATTGGAACAAATGCAAATGGGCAATGGCGGATTCCCTTGGTTTAAAGGGGCAAGATATCCCAATCGATATATCACACAGCATATTGCTTCTGGATTTGGGCATTTAAACAAATTGGGTGTTGCTAATCCTGAATCTAAACAAATGCTTAAAAAAGCCGTCAAATTTTTAGATGATGAAATTTTATCCGATTACAATGAGTTAAAAAAACAAGCGAGAAGAATTAAGGCAAGAGCCAAAACCAAAAAAGAAGGAGAGCGTTTGGTAAAAGAATTTTGGGCGAGCAATCATACCCACCATTTTCAAATCCAGTATTTGTACATGCGAAGTTTTTACAAGGACATTCCTATCCGTAAAAACGTGCAGACTGCAGTTGATTATTATAGAAATCAGTCTTATGAATTTTGGTTGGACAACAAAAATTTATATACCAAAGGAATGATTTCCTTAATCGCAAAACGAAATGATAAAACGGATGTAGCTAATAAAATTATTGCTTCGCTAAAAGAAAATGCAATTACGAGTGAAGAATTGGGAATGTACTGGAAAGAAAATACCTCAAGTTGGTATTGGTATCAAGCACCAATTGAAACACAAGCGTTATTAATTGAAGCGTTTACCGAAGTGGAAGGCGATGTAAAGACCATTGACGAACTGAAAGTTTGGTTGCTAAAAAACAAGCAAACCAACGGCTGGAAAACCACAAAAGCCACTACCGAAGCCGTTTATGCCTTATTATTACAAGGCACGGATTGGCTGGAAGTAACCGAGTTTGTAGGAATAACCATCGGCGATCAAAAAATAGATCCACTACAATTGGAAGACACCAAAGTAGAAGCCGGAACGGGCTATTTTAAAACTTCTTGGAAAGGCGATGAAATTAAAGAAGACATGGCAACAGTAACGTTGAGCAAGAAAACCGAAGGTGTAGCTTGGGGTGCCTTATATTGGCAATATTTTGAGGATATGGATAAAATTACCTCAGCTAAAACACCGTTGCAATTGTCCAAAAAACTGTTCCTTAAAAAGAATACTGACAAAGGCGAAGAACTCACGGCAATAAACGAAAACACCGATTTACAATTGGGCGATTTAGTTAGCGTTCGTATAGAACTTAAGGTAGATAGAACTATGGAATTTGTACATATGAAAGACATGCGTGCTGCTGGTTTTGAACCTGTAAATGTATTATCGCAATACAAATGGCAAGATAACCTGGGCTATTACGAAAGCACCAAAGATGCGGCCACCAATTTCTTTTTTGACTATTTACCCAAAGGCGTTTATGTTTTTGAATACGACTTACGTGTCAATAACAAAGGCGATTTCTCAAATGGTATTACCACCATACAGAGTATGTATGCACCGGAGTTTAGTAGTCATAGTGAGGGGGTTAGGGTTAGTGTTCAGTAA
- a CDS encoding UDP-N-acetylmuramoyl-tripeptide--D-alanyl-D-alanine ligase, which produces MILEQELYQQTKHATRVVIEGNIKKNALTKMVLHVMDYCDKTVDYVIKDSKQIAHNEFIVIEADKQPELLLPNIALLNSALPSDFETVKFLSAITNGGILVFNEEDEVLSKLVEACSNTIKKYPYQKPNFTVENGTFSLDTNEGKLPLEIADQNIVEHILGAKWICQHMGVDEDDFYEAIGTFRV; this is translated from the coding sequence ATGATTTTGGAGCAAGAATTATACCAACAAACCAAACATGCAACACGCGTTGTAATTGAAGGTAATATTAAAAAAAATGCCCTAACAAAGATGGTGTTGCACGTTATGGACTATTGTGACAAAACGGTTGATTATGTAATCAAAGATTCCAAACAGATAGCCCATAATGAATTTATTGTTATTGAAGCTGATAAACAACCAGAACTATTACTACCCAACATAGCATTGTTAAACAGTGCTTTGCCTTCTGATTTTGAAACTGTTAAGTTTTTAAGTGCAATTACAAATGGAGGTATTTTAGTGTTTAATGAAGAGGATGAAGTACTTTCAAAATTAGTGGAAGCTTGTAGTAATACCATTAAGAAATATCCGTATCAAAAACCTAATTTTACTGTTGAAAATGGCACTTTTTCACTAGATACTAACGAAGGAAAACTACCCTTAGAAATTGCCGACCAAAATATTGTAGAACACATTTTAGGAGCAAAATGGATTTGCCAACACATGGGTGTTGATGAGGATGATTTTTATGAGGCGATAGGTACGTTTCGAGTTTGA